From a single Gavia stellata isolate bGavSte3 chromosome 37, bGavSte3.hap2, whole genome shotgun sequence genomic region:
- the LOC104256004 gene encoding phosphofurin acidic cluster sorting protein 1-like, with product MAAAAAAGALGSGPAAGAPAVAGGAAAAAMAVAGPGPVPVPMNLFATWEIDRSAPSCVPRLCSLRLKKLTVLKELDKELSSVLIAVKIQGSKRVLRSNEYVLPPGGLMETELELTFSLQYPHFLKRDGNKLQIMLQRRKRYKNRTILGYKTLAVGIINMAEVMQHPTDGGQLLGLHSNMKDVNIRVAEISIYSLSSQPIDHEDGSVPSGPKIKASDRSPDIENYSEEEDDSFSSEQEASDDAVQGQDLFDEEDDLRKTKKARRKMIRTTSMTRQPNFKQKFVALLKRFKVTEEVLDSDPVDQIQEVEEDLGLLYDSLEECNNSDSGPEIEDNESVHSTPKPTLRRFFEGVSHSGSQTEIGSLHSQKGQDQESGSPGEADKRKPGVLRPQEEPGAEAPAVELAAEEPCSQLAPAEAATREGSVDRLAQLGPGTKAELPSAVSPSKAESKQLWRPRSTSVKDRQSSKGQGGRASSLDSESSPDSWHSTQVPRKSVYDQLNQILVSDEQLPESIVLVNVAEWQGQYVSEQLQAHKQLVVSTCSVADIQAAFNTTVSRIQRYCNCNSHMPPPVKVVVAGDQSYLSVVLRFFVEQLASKTPDWLNYLRFLLVPLGSHPLAKYLASVDNKYSTLFLDTAWRELFSRAEPPIADTVDIAGRVAQFIAGASLSHQLPISEAMLTYKQKRKRSLYFDFYISPDEDSCQKFVPFVGVVKVGLVEQSFSASVDSDDATVCTPSLLSSAPATGGVAPYGKETVSTPPPSPSVSSGLSGAGSLSPGVEVMGLQVDYWTTQGLDRKKEGEKRETGIKNTLKSNFRSLQVSRIPATGELVPPSTMAMTVVTKEKNKKVMFLSKKPKEKDLEPKSQVIEGITRLICTAKHQNTMLRVSIDGVEWNDVKFFQLAAQWPTHVKYLPVGIFGYSKSV from the exons GCTCTGCAGTCTGCGCCTGAAGAAACTCACGGTGCTGAAAGAGCTGGACAAAGAGCTGAGCTCTGTGCTTATCGCTGTGAAGATTCAG GGTTCAAAGCGAGTCCTGAGATCAAATGAATACGTCCTCCCGCCTGGCGGCCTGATGGAGACCGAGCTGGAGCTGACCTTCTCACTGCAG TACCCACACTTCCTCAAGAGAGATGGCAACAAACTGCAGATCATGCTGCAGCGGAGGAAGAGGTACAAGAACCGCACGATCCTGGGCTACAAGACCCTTGCAGTGGGCATCATTAACATGGCCGAG GTGATGCAGCACCCGACGGATGGCGGGCAGCTGCTGGGCCTCCACAGCAACATGAAGGACGTGAACATCCGAGTGGCTGAAATCAGCATCTACTCTTTGTCTAGTCAGCCCATTGACCATGAGGACGGGAGCGTCCCCTCAGGTCCTAAAATCAAAGCTTCAG ATCGCTCCCCAGACATTGAGAACTACTCTGAAGAAGAGGATGACAGCTTCTCCTCAGAGCAGGAAGCCAGCGATGATGCTGTGCAGGGTCAG GATCTGTTTGATGAAGAGGATGACTTGAGGAAAACCAAGAAGGCTAGGAGGAAAATGATCCGAACTACATCAATGACCAGA caaCCAAACTTCAAGCAGAAATTTGTGGCTTTGCTGAAGAGGTTTAAAGTGACGGAGGAG GTCCTGGACTCTGACCCTGTAGACCAGATCCAGGAAGTGGAGGAAGACCTGGGCTTGCTCTATGACAGCCTGGAAGAGTGCAACAACAGTGACAGCGGCCCAGAGATTGAGGACAATGAGAGTGTGCACAGCACACCCAAGCCCACCCTGAG GCGTTTCTTTGAGGGAGTCTCTCATTCTGGTTCCCAGACTGAGATCGGCAGTCTGCACAGCCAGAAAGGGCAGGATCAAGAGTCGGGCAGCCCT ggcGAGGCAGACAAGCGGAAGCCAGGAGTGCTGCGACCACAGGAAGAGCCAGGAGCGGAGGCCCCTGCAGTG GAGCTGGCCGCAGAGGAGCCGTGTTCACAGCTGGCCCCCGCAGAGGCTGCCACGAGGGAGGGCAGTGTGGACAGGCTGGCCCAGCTGGGCCCTGGGACCAAAGCCGAGCTCCCCAGCGCTGTGTCCCCCAG CAAGGCAGAGAGCAAGCAGTTGTGGCGTCCCCGCAGCACCTCTGTGAAGGACCGGCAGAGCTCAAAGGGACAGGGTGGCCGTGCCAGCAGCCTGGACAGCGAGAGCTCTCCAGACTCATGGCACAGCACCCAG GTGCCCCGAAAGTCTGTTTACGATCAGCTGAACCAGATCCTGGTCTCAGATGAGCAGCTCCCCGAGAGCATTGTGCTGGTGAATGTCGCTGAGTGGCAGGGGCAG TATGTAAGTGAGCAGCTCCAGGCCCACAAGCAGCTGGTTGTATCCACTTGCTCCGTGGCGGACATCCAGGCAGCCTTCAACACCACTGTCTCCCGCATCCAGCGATA CTGTAACTGTAACTCCCACATGCCTCCCCCAGTGAAGGTGGTAGTGGCGGGGGACCAGAGCTACCTGAGTGTTGTCCTCCGTTTCTTTGTGGAGCAGCTGGCCAGCAAGACACCTGACTGGCTCAACTACCTTCGCTTCCTGCTTGTGCCACTGG GCTCTCACCCTCTGGCCAAGTACCTGGCCTCGGTGGATAACAAATACAGCACTCTCTTCCTGGACACAGCATGGCGGGAGCTGttcagcagggctgagccaCCCATCGCAg ACACTGTGGACATTGCGGGCCGCGTCGCCCAGTTCATCGCTGGAGCCAGCCTCTCTCACCAGCTTCCCATCTCTGAGGCCATGCTGACATACAAGCAGAAGAG GAAGAGAAGTctctattttgatttttatatcaG cccCGACGAGGACTCCTGCCAGAAGTTTGTCCCCTTCGTGGGG GTGGTGAAGGTGGGCCTAGTGGAGCAGTCCTTCAGCGCCTCTG TGGACTCAGATGATGCCACAGTCTGCACCCCCTCACTGCTGAGCTCAGCGCCAGCCACCGGTGGAGTGGCCCCCTATGGCAAGGAGACTGTGAGCACCCCGCCACCCTCCCCATCTGTCAGCAGTGGCCTCTCAGGTGCTGG GTCTTTGAGCCCTGGTGTGGAGGTGATGGGCCTGCAAGTGGACTACTGGACAACACAAGGGCTggacaggaaaaaggagggCGAGAAGCGGGAGACGGGTATCAAGAATACACTCAAGAGCAACTTCCGCTCGCTCCAGGTCAGCCGCATCCCCGCCACAGGGGAGCTGGTGCCCCCTAGCACCATGGCCATGACCGTGGTCaccaaggagaaaaacaagaaag TGATGTTCCTGAGCAAGAAACCAAAAGAGAAGGACCTGGAGCCCAAAAGCCAGGTCATCGAAGGGATCACACGCCTCATCTGCACAGCCAAGCACCAGAACACCATGTTGCGAG TCTCCATAGATGGGGTGGAGTGGAACGATGTGAAGTTTTTCCAGCTGGCAGCACAGTGGCCAACGCACGTCAAGTACCTCCCTGTGGGCATCTTTGGCTACTCGAAGAGTGTGTGA
- the LOC132320499 gene encoding cullin-9-like — MVNERHNGNLLVHLGAKLQAYPEELLRQRRGPDGQPEYLIQWSIVSLEERAVGGSSASSAETKPENILMWMSAEEVCASCPALLGRRKLEGQWVKEEKAASPFAADVPLDDASLLEMKADVRSLVQRAGRQMAEPGAPESSILNTMHVLSAYASIGSLAGAFKETGALDLLMKMLCHKEKQIRRSAGKMLRALASHDAGSWAYVLLSLSQQDGIEQHMDFDSRYTLLELFAETTSSEEHCMSFEGIHLPQIPGKLLFVLVKRYLCVTSLMDKLSSGMEQGGEPQDCAVPSLLAEERSCVKQEFEFSLAMANLILELVHVMGWDHSPKPELLPQQDLRPRATHSIFQHRATSSATAQAAPTPPPKEPSIFKTRSAFPSRSSYVEYVQANLVCGMRVRMLEDYEQVSAGDEGDFRQSNDGTPPVQVYWQALGCTYWVHWHMVEIIGPSGQEEHEGQEKVSTLTHNHRLAAVAQPFFCKPSGGLYSLPYLEEQPTKAAEALSRAEWWELLFFVKKLEVQEQKEITCLIQQDQGEQLSEVDEEALIQLSVPAELAQKVLRILEKRCQGSAQRDLRGSHIYAKYFLGRGAEQDGGGSTTVSSEGADCRSTGPEATTAKAAKEDLSAVTVPCGARAAAVKSDSQLFSELLEMEGLFFPEVTEEQIEVLGSSEGMSKRGSLAKIAAMVDVIQSSSSEVGLRLAWLKHILKTLEEEPEPEQRVGKAQGGLGSGSVGEKLVKVAVELLSTEVAEKALVVVTLRLLAVLMAKYDWRVPFATEGGVRAVLACMQQHASSALVQQAGLMALKVLVGAVAGEPGGAGGKSLPLNHADAQMMREIFASIGSASSEGSASLLSAIPAAISTMQRVPGGCSGVQNGLLVVNMLIDSHRSLAEQLASCNLPTVLQSCWWDGQSTGCPHTMLALSAINRLAEHRLPLGSEAAGREAPMDLRDVRTLLGSLGDGILSKDMVVALERHLCGEGPFPSGEASQVLQDHRCFKLLLRSFELLGAEKAVSLSILRILNKFLDGYQEDVLPWHECVEPCLSSLSAHSSDREVVQEVVGFLHRLATASKDCAVVMCRVGTREALSKALDKQSTAPSLAPALLDLVIDCEKYASLYKKLTTSILAGCIQLVLGQIEEHRRSHQPISIPFFDVFLRNLCRGSSVEVKEDKCWEKVQVSSNPHRASKLTDRNPKTYWESNGSTGSHFITVHMQCGVVVREMSMLVASEDSSYMPARVVVLGGDSPATIRTELNAVTVLPTDSRVILLENMTRFWPVIQIRVKRCQQGGIDTRVRGIEVLGPKPTFWPIFKEQLCRRTFLSCTTRAHAWCQEICQDRGRLLQLFGRLNRALRHEQSFADRFLPDDEAALALGRTCWEALVNPLVQSITSPDPQGISPLAWLLSKYLESMEAPRRATSRGAVFGSRVRRLTQLLVHVDPSGPEPEEARAAGGKERKNKEVPARAVKAAVEKSSGLWGISQCWRGVVQQQVQQFLEAAGQAPDLVERYCGLYQRLRGATEELFGQQAAFVLALGQGFAGALLQLSFLATLHVSEQFARYLDGQIQELHRAVGSAGPVQRLQQILEPFVVFSGLELAHTFEHFYRHYLGDRLLAQGPSWLEGAIVEQIGLCFPSRFPQEMLSNLAESEELQQQFYLFQLQEQDKRLLELDTGLDEALGTASVVDVPEVKVLALSPCCWPVSPFCYMDEPGRFFSAALSSPLDEFADFCRRSQSQLGWECTKPRRLQWTWLGHAELQFGDCVLHVSTLQMYILLRFNSAEEVAVEALLQATGLPADLVHHALTPLTHGEGVLVWSCMPGAPGVLRLNQAALARASGCHLRLLPRQRYLQAERAEVSALERKRNVLCCLITRILKVEKQLHIDSLVFRVIDACQKGELGPGLQFPSFCCHSVDVLSCVLHLLNQGYLRRQEERPHVLEYISAEPTTPPTSQAQPHVAFQTVEIKTAASPASAERRQTFSTFR; from the exons TCCCGCTGGATGACGCCTCGCTGCTGGAGATGAAGGCTGATGTCAGGAGCCTGGTGCAGCGAGCTGGGCGGCAGATGGCCGAGCCCGGGGCCCCCGAGTCCTCCATCCTCAACACCATGCACGTGCTGAGCGCGTACGCCAGCATTGGCTCGCTGGCAGGTGCCTTCAAGGAGACGGGAGCCCTCGACTTGCTGATGAAGATGCTGTGCCACAAGGAGAAGCAAATCCGCCGCAGTGCTGGCAAGATGCTGAGGGCCCTGGCTTCGCATGATGCAG ggagctgggcttaTGTCCTGCTGTCCCTGAGCCAGCAGGATGGCATTGAGCAGCACATGGACTTCGACAGTCGCTACACCTTGCTGGAGCTGTTTGCTGAGACAACATCCTCTGAAGAGCACTGCATGTCCTTTGAGGGGATTCACCTTCCCCAG ATCCCTGGGAAGCTGCTCTTCGTCCTGGTGAAGCGCTACCTGTGTGTCACTTCTCTCATGGACAAGCTCAGCAGTGGcatggagcagggaggggagccgCAGGACTGCGCTGtgcccagcctgctcgctgAGGAGAGGAGCTGTGTGAAGCAGGAGTTTGAGTTCAGCCTGGCTATGGCAAACCTCATCTTGGAGCTGGTGCACGTGATGGGCTGGGACCACAGCCCCaagccagagctgctgccccAACAGGACCTGCGGCCTCGCGCCACCCACTCCATCTTCCAGCACAGGGCCACATCCTCCGCCACTGCTCAAGCAGCCCCCACTCCCCCACCAAAAGAGCCCAGCATCTTCAAGACGCGTTCAGCCTTCCCAAGCCGCAGCAGCTATGTGGAGTATGTGCAGGCAAACCTGGTGTGCGGCATGCGGGTGCGCATGCTGGAGGACTACGAGCAGGTCAGCGCGGGTGATGAGGGTGACTTCCGCCAGAGCAACGACGGCACGCCGCCTGTGCAG GTGTACTGGCAAGCCCTGGGCTGTACGTACTGGGTTCACTGGCACATGGTGGAGATCATTGGCCCTTCAGGGCAAGAGGAGCATGAGGGCCAGGAGAAGGTGTCCACCCTGACACACAACCACAGACTGGCAGCAG tTGCGCAGCCGTTTTTCTGCAAGCCCTCTGGGGGGCTGTACTCCCTGCCTTATCTGGAGGAGCAGCCGACCAAGGCTGCAGAGGCCCTGAGCCGTGCCGAGTGGTGGGAGCTGCTGTTCTTCGTGAAGAAGCTGGAAGtgcaggagcagaaagagatCACCTGTCTCatccagcaggaccagggagagCAG CTGTCAGAAGTGGATGAAGAAGCCCTGATCCAGCTGTCGGTACCTGCGGAGCTGGCACAGAAGGTGCTGCGGATCTTGGAGAAGCGGTGCCAGGGCAGTGCTCAGCGTGACCTGCGTGGCTCCCACATCTACGCCAAATACTTCCTCGGTAGGGGGGCCGAGCAGGATGGCGGTGGGAGCACCACGGTGTCCTCGGAGGGTGCCGACTGCAGGAGCACTGGCCCTGAAGCCACGACGGCCAAGGCAGCAAAAGAAGACCTTTCTGCAGTCACAGTGCCATGTGGAGCCCGTGCTGCAGCGGTGAAGTCAGATTCCCAGCTGTTCAGCGAGCTCCTTGAGATGGAAGGGCTGTTCTTCCCAGAGGTGACGGAGGAGCAGATCGAAG TGCTGGGCAGCTCCGAGGGGATGAGCAAGAGGGGCTCGCTGGCCAAGATTGCAGCCATGGTGGACGTGatccagagcagcagctcagagGTGGGGCTGCGCTTAGCCTGGCTCAAGCACATCTTGAAGACCCTGGAGGAGGAGCCTGAGCCCGAGCAGCGAGTTGGCAAAGCCCAGGGCGGGCTGGGGTCCGGGAGTGTTGG GGAGAAGTTGGTGAAGGTGGCAGTGGAGCTGCTGAGCACTGAGGTGGCAGAGAAGGCCCTGGTGGTGGTGACGCTGCGGCTGCTGGCCGTGCTCATGGCGAAGTACGACTGGCGCGTGCCGTTTGCCACGGAGGGTGGTGTGCGAGCTGTGCTGGCCTGCATGCAGCAGCACGCCTCCTCTGCCCTGGTGCAGCAGGCTGGCTTGATG GCTCTGAAGGTGCTGGTGGGAGCTGTGGCCGGTGAGCCAGGAGGTGCCGGTGGGAAGTCCTTGCCCCTGAACCATGCCGATGCGCAGATGATGCGGGAGATCTTTGCCAGCATCGGCTCTGCCTCCAGCGAGGGCTCGGCAAGCCTGCTGAGTGCCATCCCTGCTGCCATAAGCACCATGCAGAGGGTGCCAGG GGGCTGCTCAGGCGTGCAGAACGGCTTGCTGGTGGTGAACATGCTGATCGACAGCCACCGGAGCCTGGCGGAGCAGCTGGCAAGCTGCAATCTCCCCacggtgctgcagagctgctggtgggatGGGCAGAGCACCGGCTGCCCTCACACGATGCTGGCCCTCAGCGCGATCAACCGCCTCGCGGAGCACCGGCTACCCCTGGGCTCGGAGGCAGCAG GCAGAGAGGCCCCAATGGACCTGAGGGACGTGCGGACGCTTCTGGGCAGCCTGGGGGACGGCATCTTGTCCAAGGACATGGTGGTGGCCCTGGAGCGGCACCTCTGTGGTGAAGGCCCCTTCCCCTCTGGCGAGGCATCCCAGGTGCTGCAGGACCACAGGTGCTTCAAGCTGCTGCTGCGCAGCTTTGAGCTGCTGGGGGCGGAGAAGGCCGTGAGCCTGAGCATCCTCAG GATCCTGAACAAGTTCCTGGACGGTTACCAGGAGGATGTGCTGCCCTGGCACGAGTGTGTGGAGCCCTGTTTGTCCTCCCTGAGTGCCCACAGCAGCGACCGGGAG GTGGTGCAGGAGGTCGTTGGCTTCCTGCACCGCCTGGCCACTGCCAGCAAGGACTGCGCGGTGGTGATGTGCCGTGTGGGCACCCGCGAGGCTCTGTCCAAAGCCCTGGACAAGCAGAGCACGGCTCCGTCGCTGGCGCCAGCCCTGCTCGACCTGGTGATTGACTGTGAGAAGTACGCCAGCCTCTACAAGAAGCTGACGACCAGCATCTTGGCTGGCTGCATCCAG CTGGTCCTGGGGCAGATTGAGGAGCACCGCCGGAGCCACCAGCCCATCAGCATCCCCTTCTTTGACGTCTTTCTGCGCAACCTGTGCCGCG GCTCCAGCgtggaggtgaaggaggacaaGTGTTGGGAGAAGGTGCAGGTCTCCTCCAACCCCCACCGGGCCAGCAAACTCACAGACAGGAACCCCAAGACCTACTGGGAGTCAAATGGCAGCACGGGCTCCCACTTCATCACTGTCCACATGCAGTGTGGTGTGGTGGTCAG GGAGATGAGCATGCTGGTAGCCAGCGAGGACTCCAGCTACATGCCCGCCCGTGTTGTGGTGCTGGGGGGAGACAGCCCTGCCACCATCAGAACTGAGCTCAATGCG GTGACCGTCCTGCCCACAGACAGCAGAGTGATCCTGCTGGAGAACATGACCCGCTTCTGGCCCGTCATCCAGATCCGGGTGAAGCGGTGCCAGCAG GGCGGCATTGACACACGTGTGCGTGGCATCGAGGTGCTGGGTCCCAAGCCCACTTTCTGGCCCATCTTCAAGGAGCAGCTGTGCCGACGGACGTTCCTCTCCTGCACTACTCGGGCTCATGCCTGGTGCCAGGAGATCTGCCAGGACCGGGGGCGACTGCTGCAGCTCTTTGGCAG GCTGAACCGGGCGCTGCGGCACGAGCAGAGCTTCGCTGACCGCTTCCTTCCTGACGATGAGGCGGCCCTGGCCTTGGGCAGAACGTGCTGGGAGGCCCTGGTGAACCCCttggtgcagagcatcaccagCCCAG ACCCCCAGGGCATCAGCCCCCTGGCCTGGCTGCTGAGCAAGTACCTGGAGAGCATGGAGGCACCCCGCCGTGCCACGAGCCGCGGTGCTGTCTTCGGTTCCCGTGTGCGGCGCCTGACCCAGCTCCTGGTGCACGTGGACCCCAGTGGCCCAGAGCCAGAGGAGGCGAGAGCAGCTG GcgggaaagagaggaagaacaaGGAGGTGCCGGCCAGGGCTGTGAAGGCAGCGGTGGAGAAGTCAAGCGGCTTGTGGGGCATTTCGCAGTGCTGGCGTGGCGTGGTGCAGCAGCAG GTGCAGCAGTTCCTGGAGGCGGCAGGGCAGGCGCCGGACCTTGTGGAGCGATACTGCGGGCTGTACCAGCGCCTGCGTGGCGCCACGGAGGAGCTCTTTGGGCAGCAGGCTGCCTTCGTGCTGGCCCTGGGCCAGGGCTTCGCAGGGGCTTTGCTGCAGCTCTCCTTTCTTGCCACTCTGCAC GTGAGTGAGCAGTTTGCCCGCTATCTTGACGGGCAGATCCAGGAGCTCcacagggctgtgggcagcgcAGGGCCGGTGCAGCGGCTGCAGCAGATCCTGGAGCCCTTCGTCGTCTTCAGTGGTCTGGAGCTCGCCCACACCTTCGAGCACTTCTACCG GCATTACCTGGGTGACCGGCTCCTGGCGCAAGGGCCATCTTGGCTGGAAGGAGCCATCGTGGAGCAGATCGGGCTGTGCTTCCCCAGCCGCTTTCCCCAAGAGATGCTGAGCAACTTGGCTGAGTCGGaggagctccagcagcagttttacctcttccagctgcaggagcaggacaagcggctgctggagctggacaCAGGCCTGGACGAG GCACTGGGGACAGCCTCGGTGGTGGATGTGCCGGAGGTGAAGGTGCTGGCCCTGTCCCCGTGCTGCTGGCCCGTTTCCCCATTCTGCTACATGGATGAACCTGGGAGGTTTTTCTCGGCGGCCCTGAGCTCCCCCCTGGATGAGTTTGCTGACTTCTGCAGGCGGA GCCagagccagctgggctgggagTGCACAAAGCCCCGGCGGTTGCAGTGGACGTGGCTGGGCCATGCCGAACTGCAGTTTGGAGACTGCGTCCTCCACGTGTCCACGCTGCAGATGTACATCCTGCTGCGCTTCAACAGCGCCGAG GAGGTGGCTGTGGAGGCCCTGCTGCAGGCCACGGGGCTCCCCGCTGACCTGGTGCACCACGCACTGACACCGCTGACCCACGGCGAGGGAGTCCTGGTGTGGAGCTGCATGCCAGGAG CTCCAGGTGTGCTGCGGCTGAaccaggcagccctggcccGTGCCTCTGGCTGCCACCTGAGGCTGCTGCCCCGGCAGAGGTACCTGCAGGCGGAGAGGGCTGAGGTCAGCGCcctggaaaggaagaggaacGTCCTCTGCTGCCTCATCACCCGCATCCTCAAGGTGGAGAAGCAGCTCCACATTGACAGCCTGGTGTTTAGG GTGATTGATGCCTGTCAGAAGGGTGAGTTGGGGCCAGGGCTGCAGTTTCCGAGCTTCTGCTGCCACAGCGTGGATGTGCTGTCCTGTGTCCTGCACCTGCTGAACCAGGGCTATCTCCGGCGCCAGGAGGAGAGGCCTCATGTCTTGGAATACATCTCTGCTGAGCCCACAACACCCCCTACCTCCCAGGCCCAGCCCCACGTTGCCTTCCAAACCGTAGAGATCAAGACGGCAGCAAGCCCAGCTTCTGCTGAAAGGAGACAGACTTTTTCTACCTTCAGGTAG